A stretch of Desulfotalea psychrophila LSv54 DNA encodes these proteins:
- a CDS encoding SH3 domain-containing protein codes for MSRPIAKTKRTVILSLALFFLLFSLSCQAAQFVTIAKDGVNIRKGPTTKEEIVMELFEGWPLRVVNKKNDWYEVVDYEKDRGWVYAPLVRKNDTVIVNVKKTGNMRSGPGKNSPVIAEVERGVVLTRITVKDGWVKVKHSQGSVGWIYKTLLWPQK; via the coding sequence ATGTCTAGACCAATAGCTAAAACTAAACGTACTGTTATCCTGTCGTTAGCACTATTTTTTCTGTTGTTCTCTCTTTCCTGTCAGGCTGCTCAATTTGTGACAATTGCCAAGGATGGGGTTAACATCCGTAAGGGTCCTACTACCAAAGAAGAGATTGTTATGGAGCTTTTTGAGGGGTGGCCTCTGCGGGTTGTAAATAAAAAAAATGATTGGTATGAGGTTGTTGACTACGAAAAAGACCGGGGTTGGGTTTATGCCCCTCTGGTAAGAAAAAATGATACCGTTATTGTTAATGTTAAAAAAACTGGCAATATGCGATCAGGTCCCGGTAAGAACAGTCCCGTTATTGCCGAAGTTGAGCGTGGTGTTGTCCTGACCAGAATTACAGTCAAAGATGGTTGGGTTAAGGTTAAACATAGTCAGGGATCAGTTGGTTGGATATATAAGACCCTTCTTTGGCCTCAAAAATAG
- a CDS encoding type III pantothenate kinase, with amino-acid sequence MILVIDVGNSHTVTGLYDHGKLIGHWRLKTDRDRTSDELAIRYHGLFIMEGIDPRQITDIVLASVVPTLSSAWIRCCERHFGKHLNQPVMDLSVTKLAPLVRVETDNPHEVGIDRLVNAYGAWHTRKTDLIVIDFGTAITFDCVTSDCVYIGGVILPGIAISLDALATRTAKLPMVDVRDVPSSLIGKNTVHAMQSGILYGYGAMVDGIVEGIQKEMLGGKRRAEVIATGGMANLIEPFTTTIEHIDKLLTLDAMELILHALKKKQ; translated from the coding sequence ATGATTTTAGTTATAGATGTTGGTAACTCACATACAGTAACAGGATTATACGACCATGGAAAATTAATTGGTCATTGGCGATTGAAAACGGACAGGGACAGAACTTCTGATGAACTTGCTATTCGTTATCATGGCCTATTTATTATGGAGGGCATCGATCCCCGGCAAATCACAGATATAGTTCTGGCAAGTGTGGTACCCACCCTCTCTTCAGCCTGGATTCGTTGCTGCGAGAGGCATTTTGGCAAGCACTTGAACCAACCTGTAATGGATCTCTCTGTGACAAAACTTGCCCCCTTGGTTCGGGTGGAGACAGACAATCCACATGAGGTGGGTATTGATCGTCTTGTTAATGCCTATGGTGCCTGGCATACAAGGAAAACGGATCTTATTGTCATTGATTTTGGCACTGCAATCACCTTTGACTGTGTTACCTCGGATTGTGTCTATATTGGCGGGGTTATTCTTCCTGGCATTGCCATTTCCCTTGATGCCTTGGCCACAAGAACGGCAAAACTACCCATGGTTGATGTGCGCGACGTTCCTTCCTCTCTTATAGGCAAGAACACCGTTCATGCTATGCAAAGCGGAATTCTCTATGGTTATGGGGCAATGGTTGACGGTATTGTTGAAGGTATTCAGAAGGAGATGCTTGGTGGAAAGCGCCGGGCAGAGGTCATTGCCACCGGCGGCATGGCAAATCTTATTGAACCCTTTACCACCACAATTGAACATATAGATAAGCTTCTGACCCTTGATGCCATGGAGCTTATTCTTCATGCCCTCAAGAAAAAACAATAA
- a CDS encoding S66 peptidase family protein — protein sequence MFLQPKALEPGDTIGVIAPSGRLSNSDAFYKGLHILEGFGYRLRFPRKLWPGSDYLADTDENRALEFHKMWADEEVQALICMRGGYGVLRMLEFLELKEIKKTPKYLLGFSDISLLQNYLLDRIGLPAIHGPVVTSLATASRSSVRALQAMLTGDLQQMLCERDLELLHGEAGGTGTLVGGNLTSLSTVLGTPFDISWKDKFVFLEDVGEPIYRIDRMLTQLAYAGKFKDVAGILLGDFSVSGHESSMEKMRHREMVWSRLLEIVGKRNIPVLAGIRSGHIMDNHPLLLGSTVRVAPGERRLSVAPPSAE from the coding sequence ATGTTTCTTCAACCAAAAGCACTGGAACCAGGCGATACCATTGGTGTCATTGCTCCCTCTGGCCGGCTTAGCAACAGCGATGCCTTTTACAAGGGGCTGCATATACTCGAAGGATTTGGTTATCGTCTCCGTTTCCCTCGTAAGCTCTGGCCCGGTAGTGATTACCTGGCAGATACCGACGAGAATCGAGCCCTGGAATTTCATAAGATGTGGGCAGATGAAGAGGTGCAGGCGCTTATCTGTATGCGGGGTGGCTATGGCGTACTTCGCATGCTCGAATTTCTTGAGCTGAAAGAGATAAAGAAAACACCCAAATATCTTTTAGGCTTTTCAGACATCAGTCTTCTGCAAAACTACCTCCTCGACAGGATCGGTCTGCCAGCAATTCATGGACCCGTTGTCACCTCTCTGGCAACTGCATCTCGCAGCTCCGTGCGAGCTCTTCAGGCAATGCTCACGGGAGATCTTCAGCAGATGCTCTGTGAGCGTGACCTGGAACTACTGCACGGGGAGGCAGGCGGTACGGGTACACTTGTCGGCGGCAATCTCACCTCCCTAAGCACTGTCCTGGGCACTCCCTTTGACATAAGCTGGAAAGATAAGTTTGTCTTTTTAGAGGACGTGGGTGAGCCCATTTATCGGATTGATAGAATGTTGACCCAACTTGCCTATGCAGGCAAATTCAAAGATGTTGCCGGGATTCTCCTCGGTGATTTTTCTGTAAGTGGACATGAGTCTTCAATGGAGAAAATGCGCCATAGGGAGATGGTATGGTCTCGGCTGCTGGAAATTGTTGGCAAGCGTAATATCCCTGTTCTGGCAGGTATTCGTTCGGGACATATCATGGATAATCACCCCCTTTTGCTGGGTAGCACTGTTCGGGTTGCCCCTGGTGAGAGGCGACTGTCAGTTGCTCCACCATCTGCTGAATAG